The Paenibacillus uliginis N3/975 genome has a window encoding:
- the ptsG gene encoding glucose-specific PTS transporter subunit IIBC: MFKRFFGVLQRVGKALMLPVAILPAAGLLLGLGNMLVNPDFLQYAPWLDADWVQSVATVMMNAGQIVFTNLSLLFAVGVAIGLAGGEGVAGLAAIIGYLVMNVTMGTVIGVTPSMIGTDNAYASVLGIPTLATGVFGGILVGILAASMYNRFFKIELPSYLGFFAGKRFVPIMTAATSVLLGLLMTVIWPPIQMGLNSASHFMLEQNLTLSAFVFGVVERGLIPFGLHHIFYSPFWFEFGEYVNQAGQLVRGDQNIFMAQLRDGVEFTAGTFMTGKFPFMMFGLPAAALAIYHEARPEHKKYVAGIMGSAALTSFLTGITEPLEFSFLFLAPLLFAVHAVFAGLSFMTMHILNTKIGMTFSGGLIDYMIFGVIPNRTPWWNVIIVGLVMAVIYYFGFRFVIRRFNLKTPGREEVTEQEEHSESGGGSKDELPYNILNALGGQPNIAHLDACITRLRVEVKDKGNVDKAHLKKLGASGVLEVGNNIQAIFGTRSDTIKSQIQDIMSGITPAPSATTAKEEPAVVEQLAAQDGDAVIMEDIVAPVNGELMDISNVPDPVFSERMTGDGFVVLPHDGMISSPVYGKVFNVFPSKHAIGIMSDGGKEVLVHIGVNTVKLKGQGFKVLVNEGDLVSAGQPIMEVDLEYVKEHAKSIISPIIFSNLPEGVSVTLNKTGVVKSGEPNIITIK, from the coding sequence ATGTTTAAACGGTTTTTTGGCGTTTTGCAGAGAGTTGGTAAGGCTCTCATGCTACCAGTTGCCATCCTGCCAGCGGCGGGGCTGCTGCTTGGACTGGGCAATATGCTGGTCAATCCAGACTTCCTCCAATATGCGCCATGGCTCGATGCAGACTGGGTTCAATCTGTTGCAACCGTAATGATGAACGCCGGACAGATCGTATTTACGAACTTGTCACTGCTGTTTGCCGTCGGTGTAGCCATCGGATTGGCTGGGGGTGAAGGGGTTGCGGGTCTCGCCGCAATTATCGGTTATCTTGTCATGAACGTGACCATGGGAACGGTGATCGGTGTTACTCCGTCCATGATCGGTACCGATAATGCTTATGCAAGCGTGCTCGGTATTCCAACACTGGCAACCGGAGTATTCGGCGGTATCCTTGTCGGTATATTAGCAGCCAGCATGTACAACAGATTTTTCAAAATCGAACTGCCATCCTACCTGGGCTTCTTTGCGGGTAAGCGGTTCGTACCGATCATGACAGCAGCTACTTCGGTATTACTGGGCTTGCTGATGACGGTAATCTGGCCGCCAATCCAAATGGGATTGAATTCCGCTTCCCACTTCATGCTGGAGCAGAATTTAACACTATCTGCGTTTGTGTTCGGCGTTGTGGAGCGTGGATTGATTCCGTTCGGGTTGCATCACATCTTCTATTCTCCGTTCTGGTTTGAGTTCGGTGAATACGTAAACCAGGCTGGACAATTAGTACGTGGGGACCAGAATATTTTTATGGCCCAGCTCCGAGATGGTGTTGAATTTACCGCAGGTACTTTCATGACTGGTAAGTTTCCGTTTATGATGTTCGGTCTTCCGGCTGCAGCACTTGCGATTTACCACGAGGCCAGACCAGAACACAAGAAATATGTTGCGGGTATTATGGGCTCCGCAGCTCTGACTTCTTTCCTGACAGGGATCACAGAGCCGCTCGAATTTTCATTCCTCTTTTTAGCACCGCTTCTGTTTGCGGTTCACGCTGTGTTTGCTGGTCTGTCTTTTATGACCATGCACATTCTGAACACAAAGATTGGTATGACTTTCTCGGGTGGTTTGATCGACTATATGATCTTTGGGGTTATTCCAAACCGTACACCATGGTGGAATGTTATCATCGTTGGTTTGGTTATGGCCGTGATCTACTACTTCGGCTTCCGTTTTGTCATCCGCAGGTTCAATCTGAAGACACCTGGTCGTGAGGAAGTCACCGAGCAGGAAGAGCACAGTGAATCAGGTGGAGGCAGTAAGGATGAATTGCCTTACAATATCCTGAACGCACTTGGCGGACAACCGAACATTGCGCATCTCGATGCTTGTATCACACGTCTCCGTGTCGAAGTAAAGGATAAGGGGAATGTGGATAAAGCTCATTTGAAAAAGTTGGGCGCTTCTGGTGTACTGGAAGTAGGCAATAACATTCAAGCGATTTTTGGTACCCGTTCGGATACGATTAAATCGCAAATTCAAGACATCATGTCAGGTATTACGCCTGCGCCTTCTGCGACCACAGCCAAGGAGGAACCAGCTGTTGTGGAACAGCTGGCAGCACAGGATGGCGATGCTGTTATCATGGAAGATATCGTTGCTCCGGTTAACGGGGAATTGATGGATATTTCCAACGTGCCTGATCCGGTATTCTCTGAACGGATGACGGGTGACGGATTTGTAGTACTGCCACATGATGGAATGATTTCATCGCCGGTTTACGGTAAAGTATTCAATGTGTTCCCAAGCAAACATGCGATTGGCATCATGTCGGACGGCGGTAAAGAAGTGCTTGTTCATATTGGTGTAAATACGGTTAAGTTAAAGGGACAAGGCTTTAAAGTGCTCGTTAACGAAGGCGACCTTGTGTCGGCTGGTCAGCCGATTATGGAAGTAGATCTGGAGTATGTGAAAGAGCATGCTAAATCGATTATTTCTCCGATCATCTTCTCCAATCTTCCTGAGGGAGTGTCGGTGACGCTCAATAAAACAGGTGTCG
- the glcT gene encoding glucose PTS transporter transcription antiterminator GlcT — translation MSSLRVAKVLNNNVIIAKHPQHDEVVVIGKGIGFNRKTNDMIPLSAVEKMFILTKPEEQEQYKQLVPQIDEQLIEAMNDIILHATKSGSGPLNEHIHIALTDHIAFAIKRHAQGLLIHNPFLYETKELYPKEFEMAEYAVQTIKKRLGVDLGQDEVGFIALHFHGALTNQHISEVRKYSELVSDLVQMVEHKLEYVIPRDSLDYSRLITHLRFALERIRRGESVEEAGGLDSLLKREYPEMYALAWKLTKMMEQRLKKPIYPAEAGYLSIHLQRLAQRKEQGE, via the coding sequence GTGAGCAGCTTACGAGTGGCTAAAGTATTGAATAATAATGTAATCATAGCAAAACATCCTCAACATGATGAGGTTGTTGTAATCGGCAAAGGGATCGGTTTTAACCGTAAGACGAATGATATGATACCGCTCTCAGCCGTAGAGAAGATGTTTATTCTGACCAAACCTGAGGAACAGGAGCAGTATAAACAGCTGGTACCCCAGATTGATGAACAGTTAATTGAAGCCATGAATGATATTATCCTCCATGCCACGAAATCTGGCAGTGGGCCGCTGAACGAGCATATACACATTGCTTTGACCGATCATATTGCATTTGCTATTAAACGCCATGCACAAGGTCTTCTAATACATAATCCTTTTTTGTATGAGACAAAGGAATTATATCCTAAAGAATTTGAGATGGCTGAATATGCGGTGCAGACCATTAAGAAGCGGCTTGGTGTGGATCTTGGGCAAGATGAGGTTGGCTTCATTGCTCTTCACTTTCACGGAGCACTGACAAATCAGCATATCTCAGAGGTGAGGAAGTACTCCGAACTTGTATCTGATCTCGTACAGATGGTTGAACATAAGCTGGAATATGTCATCCCTCGGGATTCTCTTGATTATTCCAGATTGATTACTCATCTGCGTTTTGCTTTGGAGAGAATACGGCGTGGAGAATCTGTCGAAGAAGCGGGTGGGCTCGACAGCCTCCTCAAGCGAGAATATCCTGAAATGTATGCTCTCGCCTGGAAGCTAACCAAGATGATGGAACAGCGTCTGAAAAAACCGATCTATCCGGCAGAAGCGGGGTATTTGAGTATTCATCTGCAGAGACTTGCTCAAAGAAAAGAGCAAGGTGAATAA
- a CDS encoding flotillin family protein, translating to MIMNIPEYLVIPSIVVGVIIVLGLAFWARYKTVSPDEAMIVTGSFLGSKNISEDESGRRIKIVRGGGAFILPVFQKSEFVSLLSHKLDVMTPEVYTEQGVPVLADGVAIIKIGSSIEDVATAAEQFLGKPIEALKGEAQEVLEGHLRAILGSMTVEEVYRNRDKFAQEVQGVAARDLKKMGLQIVSFTIKDVRDKHGYLEALGKPRIATVKRDAEIAEAEAVRDARIQKARAEEEGQKAELLRDTNIAEAAKEKELKVASFKRDQDTAKAEADQAYHIQEARAKQTMVEEQMKVELVRKEREIDLQDKEIVVRQKQYDAEVKKKADADRYAVEQAAEADKARKMREADALQYSIETQARASAEQKRLEGQAVADAERAKGTAEAEVIRLRGLAEADAKEKLAEAFQKFGEAAVLDIIVKMLPELAGKIAQPIASIDKLTVVDTGKGEGAARVSNYVTELMSTAPEMLKSVSGIDVEQLIQSLTKRPAAPAQKPVAIEPERVTMEVGAAKEEQ from the coding sequence ATGATTATGAACATTCCTGAGTATTTGGTCATACCGTCCATTGTTGTAGGGGTCATTATCGTATTGGGTCTGGCTTTTTGGGCCCGTTACAAAACGGTTAGTCCGGATGAAGCGATGATCGTAACCGGGTCGTTTCTTGGCAGTAAAAATATTTCAGAAGATGAGTCCGGGCGTAGAATCAAAATCGTCCGCGGCGGCGGTGCTTTTATTTTACCAGTATTTCAGAAATCGGAATTTGTTTCACTTTTATCCCACAAGCTTGATGTCATGACGCCAGAGGTTTATACGGAGCAAGGTGTTCCGGTTTTGGCGGATGGGGTGGCGATTATCAAGATTGGAAGCTCCATTGAAGATGTGGCGACAGCAGCCGAGCAGTTCCTAGGTAAACCGATTGAAGCGCTGAAGGGTGAAGCCCAGGAGGTGCTGGAAGGTCATCTGCGTGCCATCCTCGGTTCGATGACTGTCGAGGAAGTATATCGTAACCGAGATAAATTTGCTCAGGAAGTGCAGGGCGTGGCTGCCCGCGATCTGAAAAAAATGGGCCTGCAAATTGTATCCTTTACCATCAAGGATGTACGCGATAAGCATGGTTACCTGGAGGCGCTTGGTAAGCCGCGGATCGCAACGGTAAAACGTGATGCGGAAATCGCCGAAGCTGAGGCAGTTCGGGATGCTCGTATTCAAAAAGCACGTGCAGAAGAAGAAGGACAGAAGGCCGAACTGCTGCGCGATACGAACATTGCCGAGGCGGCTAAAGAGAAAGAACTGAAAGTAGCCTCCTTTAAGAGGGATCAGGATACCGCGAAAGCGGAAGCCGACCAGGCATACCATATTCAAGAAGCCAGAGCCAAACAGACGATGGTGGAAGAGCAAATGAAGGTGGAACTCGTCCGAAAAGAGCGGGAAATCGATCTTCAGGACAAAGAAATTGTGGTTCGTCAGAAGCAGTATGATGCGGAAGTGAAGAAAAAAGCCGACGCTGACCGCTACGCGGTTGAGCAGGCTGCGGAGGCGGATAAAGCACGCAAAATGCGTGAAGCTGATGCCTTACAATATTCTATCGAGACTCAGGCCAGAGCTTCTGCTGAGCAGAAACGGTTGGAAGGTCAAGCAGTGGCAGATGCCGAACGCGCCAAAGGTACAGCGGAAGCAGAAGTTATCCGTCTGCGCGGTTTGGCAGAAGCAGATGCAAAAGAAAAGCTGGCTGAAGCATTCCAAAAATTTGGAGAAGCGGCTGTGCTCGACATTATTGTCAAGATGCTGCCTGAGCTTGCCGGCAAAATCGCCCAGCCAATTGCTTCCATTGATAAACTGACGGTTGTTGATACCGGTAAGGGCGAAGGAGCGGCTCGTGTGAGCAATTATGTAACAGAACTGATGTCGACCGCTCCTGAAATGCTGAAAAGTGTATCGGGAATCGATGTCGAGCAGTTGATTCAAAGCTTGACGAAACGTCCTGCGGCTCCGGCCCAGAAGCCGGTTGCAATTGAACCAGAGCGGGTAACGATGGAAGTGGGCGCAGCTAAAGAAGAACAATGA
- a CDS encoding protease yields MEALFWGCLIGGVLFAVVTVLLGDVLSGAMDGVLDFLSVDFFKPVVLAAGITVFGGTGIMLVKYTDLSSMPQVVISLLVAILLSIAVYFGYVRPMENSENSTGFSIKELAGRIGEVTIPLPAEGYGEVMVRVGAGNTLHIASSFDKTPLVAGVRVVVVEVADGILRVSELEERKGDDYEHS; encoded by the coding sequence ATGGAGGCGCTGTTTTGGGGATGTCTGATCGGTGGGGTATTGTTTGCCGTTGTGACGGTGCTGCTTGGAGATGTTCTAAGTGGAGCGATGGACGGGGTGCTGGATTTTCTGTCCGTTGATTTCTTTAAGCCAGTAGTACTGGCAGCGGGAATCACTGTTTTTGGAGGTACAGGCATCATGCTGGTAAAGTACACCGACCTGTCCTCAATGCCGCAGGTGGTCATATCTTTGCTTGTTGCTATTCTGTTATCGATCGCAGTGTATTTCGGTTATGTGCGGCCGATGGAGAACAGTGAAAACTCTACTGGCTTTTCCATAAAGGAGTTGGCTGGAAGAATCGGGGAAGTTACGATTCCGTTGCCAGCTGAAGGTTATGGTGAAGTTATGGTGAGAGTAGGCGCAGGCAATACACTACATATTGCCTCCAGTTTTGACAAAACGCCGCTGGTTGCCGGGGTCCGGGTAGTTGTCGTGGAAGTGGCCGATGGTATCCTGAGAGTATCTGAGCTGGAAGAGCGAAAGGGAGATGATTATGAACATTCCTGA
- a CDS encoding iron-containing alcohol dehydrogenase, whose translation MGPFEFYNPTKLFFGKGKLSTLKTEVPKYGQKVLLVYGGGSIKRSGLYDQVVSLLGECGAEVTELSGVEPNPRLSTVHQGVELCRKHHIDLILAVGGGSVLDCSKAIAVGAKYEGDMWDFVERKAVPQNALPLGTVLTMAATGSEMNGGSVITNEATKEKMGWGSKLAYPAFSILDPVHTFSLPKDQTVYGMVDIMSHVLEHYFHLDTNTPIQDGFCETILRTVIETAPKLIDDLENFELRETIMYCGTMALNDMISMGLRGDWATHNIEHAVSAVYDIPHGGGLAILFPNWMTYNIDVNPERFKRLAVNVFGVDEAGKTDKEAGLEGIQALRDFWTSIGAPSTLADYDIDGSDIEVMADKAVRFGPFGNFRKLQREDAVEIYKMSL comes from the coding sequence ATGGGACCTTTTGAATTTTATAATCCGACCAAATTGTTTTTTGGTAAAGGAAAACTGAGTACTCTAAAGACAGAAGTACCGAAATACGGGCAAAAAGTACTTCTCGTGTATGGTGGAGGCAGCATTAAACGCAGTGGGTTGTATGACCAAGTGGTATCTCTGCTTGGAGAGTGCGGAGCCGAAGTCACTGAACTAAGCGGAGTCGAACCCAATCCGCGCCTGTCGACAGTTCACCAGGGCGTAGAGTTATGCCGCAAGCATCATATTGATCTGATTCTCGCTGTCGGCGGGGGAAGTGTTCTGGACTGCTCCAAGGCAATTGCTGTCGGTGCAAAATACGAAGGCGATATGTGGGATTTTGTGGAGCGTAAGGCGGTCCCTCAGAATGCCCTTCCTCTTGGCACAGTGTTGACGATGGCAGCTACCGGCTCGGAAATGAACGGTGGTTCGGTCATTACCAATGAAGCAACGAAGGAAAAGATGGGCTGGGGCAGCAAACTGGCATACCCAGCGTTCTCCATCCTTGACCCGGTACATACGTTTTCCTTGCCGAAAGACCAGACGGTATACGGTATGGTGGATATCATGTCTCATGTACTCGAGCACTATTTTCACCTGGATACCAATACTCCGATTCAGGATGGCTTCTGTGAGACAATTCTCCGGACAGTTATCGAAACGGCACCTAAACTTATTGATGATTTAGAGAACTTCGAACTCCGTGAGACGATTATGTACTGCGGAACGATGGCACTGAACGATATGATCAGTATGGGCCTCAGAGGCGACTGGGCCACTCATAACATCGAGCATGCCGTATCTGCGGTATACGATATTCCTCATGGTGGAGGTCTTGCGATTCTGTTCCCGAATTGGATGACTTATAATATCGATGTCAATCCAGAGCGTTTCAAACGTCTGGCTGTAAATGTATTCGGTGTTGATGAAGCAGGTAAAACAGATAAGGAAGCAGGTCTCGAGGGAATTCAGGCTCTCCGTGACTTCTGGACATCTATCGGGGCACCAAGCACATTGGCTGATTATGATATCGACGGAAGTGATATTGAAGTGATGGCAGATAAAGCAGTACGCTTTGGTCCGTTTGGAAATTTCCGCAAGCTGCAGCGGGAAGATGCGGTAGAAATATATAAAATGTCACTTTAG
- a CDS encoding UDP-glucose--hexose-1-phosphate uridylyltransferase, whose amino-acid sequence MENLTARTPEMEDALHAIERLVLFALRKGLIKEADYDYSRNLLLEDLGFSEPYNGQVNEEILDGPQSQLDILIDYAAANGMIAENTDTYRDLLDAKMMGRLMARPSEVVRAFSQTEQIQGIEAATNDFYKLCIDSNYIRMDRVAKNEYWKHPSAYGDIEITINLSKPEKSPKEIAMAKLLPPPVYPKCQLCRENVGYAGRVNHPARQNLRVIPLELNKEKWFFQYSPYVYYNEHCIVFQHDHVPMKLTKDTLARLLGFVNAYPHYFLGSNADLPIVGGSILTHDHFQGGRHTFPIQNAPKVAEFKNEVYPDVSVSIVNWPMSVIRLSSKDSGMLLECANHIYESWKSYSDPSADIEADSKVDGQWVRHNTVTPIARRNAEGIYEMDLVLRNNRTNDEYPEGIFHPHREMHHIKKENIGLIEVMGLAILPGRLKVELDQISDILSGDDALYEAVQSEGHALAIHRDWIEQLKERTGATITKGEAVDLIRSEVGGIFTTILEQAGVYKHTAEGREAFCRFLESTGYSAV is encoded by the coding sequence ATGGAAAACCTGACAGCAAGAACTCCCGAAATGGAAGATGCTCTGCACGCGATAGAACGTCTTGTGTTGTTTGCCTTGCGCAAGGGGTTAATCAAGGAAGCAGATTACGATTATAGCCGCAATCTACTTCTGGAAGACTTGGGATTCAGCGAGCCTTACAATGGACAGGTGAACGAGGAGATCCTTGACGGCCCGCAGTCGCAGCTGGATATCTTGATCGACTATGCTGCTGCAAATGGGATGATTGCTGAAAATACGGACACGTACCGTGATTTGCTGGATGCCAAAATGATGGGACGCTTGATGGCCCGTCCTTCGGAGGTAGTTCGTGCATTCAGCCAGACGGAGCAGATTCAAGGTATCGAAGCGGCAACGAACGATTTTTACAAGCTGTGTATCGACTCCAACTATATCCGGATGGACCGGGTGGCCAAGAACGAGTATTGGAAGCATCCGAGTGCGTATGGGGACATCGAAATTACGATCAACCTGTCCAAACCGGAAAAGAGTCCAAAAGAAATCGCTATGGCAAAGCTGCTTCCTCCACCTGTATATCCGAAATGTCAGCTATGTCGTGAAAATGTTGGTTATGCAGGGCGGGTAAATCATCCGGCTCGGCAAAATCTGAGAGTGATTCCGCTGGAACTGAACAAGGAGAAGTGGTTTTTTCAATACTCTCCTTATGTGTACTATAACGAGCATTGTATTGTGTTCCAGCATGATCATGTTCCGATGAAATTAACAAAAGATACGCTTGCACGCTTACTCGGTTTTGTGAATGCGTATCCTCATTATTTCCTTGGCTCAAACGCGGATCTTCCGATTGTTGGCGGATCCATCCTGACACATGATCATTTCCAAGGCGGACGGCACACATTCCCGATTCAAAATGCTCCAAAAGTAGCCGAATTCAAAAATGAGGTCTATCCGGATGTATCAGTCAGTATTGTCAACTGGCCGATGTCAGTCATCCGTTTATCCTCGAAGGACTCGGGTATGCTGCTTGAATGTGCAAATCATATTTATGAATCATGGAAAAGTTACAGTGATCCCTCTGCGGATATCGAGGCGGACAGCAAGGTGGATGGTCAATGGGTCCGTCACAACACGGTGACTCCGATTGCGCGCCGGAATGCTGAGGGCATATACGAGATGGATCTGGTGCTCCGTAACAACCGGACGAACGATGAGTATCCAGAGGGGATATTTCACCCGCATCGCGAAATGCATCATATCAAGAAAGAGAATATCGGCCTGATTGAAGTCATGGGTCTGGCGATACTGCCTGGACGTCTTAAGGTGGAGTTGGATCAGATTTCGGATATTTTGTCAGGAGATGATGCGCTGTATGAAGCGGTACAGTCGGAGGGACACGCACTTGCGATTCACCGTGACTGGATCGAACAGTTGAAGGAGCGAACGGGAGCAACAATAACTAAAGGTGAAGCCGTGGATTTGATCCGAAGCGAGGTTGGCGGTATTTTCACGACTATACTTGAACAGGCCGGTGTCTATAAGCATACAGCCGAGGGCCGTGAGGCATTCTGTCGCTTCCTCGAAAGTACGGGATATTCAGCGGTATGA
- the galE gene encoding UDP-glucose 4-epimerase GalE codes for MAILVTGGAGYIGSHTVAELLERGEEVVVIDSLETGHREALLGGKLYEGDLRDKSLLKALFAENKIDAVIHFAASSLVGESMKDPVKYYDNNVNGALCLLEAMNEAGVRKIVFSSTAATYGEPEKVPIEEKDRTQPTNVYGETKLMMERMMSWFDKVLGIKYVSLRYFNAAGSHASGKIGEDHRPESHLIPLVLQTALKQRDHISVFGEDYPTADGTCIRDYIHVSDLADAHIRAVDYLRRGEDSNVFNLGNGLGFSVKEVIETSKQVTGRDIPVVMEARRAGDPAVLVASSEKARSILGWNPSYNKLEDIIESAWRWHNSHPHGYSGN; via the coding sequence ATGGCGATTTTAGTTACCGGCGGTGCCGGATATATCGGGTCTCATACTGTGGCTGAGCTGCTGGAGCGCGGTGAGGAAGTTGTTGTGATCGACAGTCTGGAAACAGGGCATCGGGAAGCTCTTCTGGGTGGAAAGCTCTATGAGGGGGATTTGCGCGACAAGTCGTTGTTGAAAGCGCTGTTCGCCGAGAATAAAATTGATGCTGTTATTCATTTTGCGGCCAGTTCTCTTGTCGGCGAGAGTATGAAGGACCCCGTGAAATATTATGACAACAACGTTAACGGTGCACTATGCCTGCTGGAAGCAATGAATGAGGCCGGTGTACGCAAAATCGTATTTTCGTCCACAGCTGCGACGTATGGTGAGCCGGAGAAGGTGCCTATTGAAGAAAAGGACCGCACCCAGCCGACGAATGTATATGGCGAAACGAAGCTGATGATGGAGAGAATGATGTCCTGGTTTGATAAGGTGCTGGGCATTAAGTACGTATCTTTGCGTTATTTCAATGCGGCAGGGTCCCATGCTAGCGGCAAAATTGGCGAGGATCATCGTCCGGAAAGTCATCTAATTCCGCTTGTGCTTCAGACGGCTTTGAAACAGCGTGATCACATTTCCGTATTTGGTGAGGATTATCCTACGGCCGATGGCACCTGCATCCGAGACTATATCCATGTAAGTGACCTGGCTGACGCACATATCCGTGCAGTCGATTACCTGCGCCGCGGTGAGGACAGCAACGTGTTCAATCTGGGTAATGGGCTCGGCTTCTCGGTAAAGGAAGTCATCGAAACGTCGAAACAGGTAACAGGACGTGACATTCCGGTTGTGATGGAAGCCCGTCGTGCCGGTGATCCGGCTGTTCTAGTTGCCTCGTCCGAGAAGGCCCGCAGTATTCTTGGATGGAATCCTTCCTACAACAAGCTGGAGGATATCATTGAAAGCGCCTGGAGATGGCATAACAGCCACCCGCACGGGTATAGCGGCAACTAA
- a CDS encoding galactokinase, with product MNTQQLIKIFLEKYGEGRHPLRVFNAPGRVNLIGEHLDYNGGYVLPAALEFGTTLIIRDRDDQHISLASTNIPYEVTLSMKDAFGGKSGQWTDYPVGVILELDKLGYKLTKGYDLLYHGDIPNGAGLSSSASIEVVTAYALMSMEGHKTDTVEIAKLSQKAENLFVGVNSGIMDQFAVANGRKDHAILLMCDTLDYELVPFETGSYKIVIANTNKRRGLVDSKYNERRGECDQALEILQKEVPSLQYLAQLNPDQFVTLQDSILDETVRRRAKHVVEENQRVLDSVESLKNNDLEAFGQYMNQSHDSLRYLYEVTGDELDAMVEEFQRQEGTLGARMTGAGFGGCTVALVHENHVEKVIEEVTHHYEVRTGLKPEFYVCGVGQGVHEVKEA from the coding sequence ATGAATACACAACAGCTAATAAAGATATTTTTAGAAAAATACGGTGAAGGCAGGCATCCGCTTCGGGTGTTTAATGCACCGGGACGCGTAAACCTGATTGGCGAGCATCTGGATTATAACGGAGGGTATGTACTTCCAGCAGCTCTCGAATTCGGGACAACGCTGATTATCCGGGATCGTGACGATCAGCATATTTCATTGGCTTCCACGAATATACCTTACGAAGTAACCCTCTCCATGAAAGATGCTTTTGGCGGGAAAAGCGGCCAGTGGACCGACTATCCGGTAGGCGTCATTCTTGAACTGGATAAACTCGGTTATAAACTGACCAAAGGTTATGACCTGCTGTATCACGGTGATATTCCAAACGGAGCTGGACTTTCCTCTTCGGCTTCTATTGAGGTTGTAACCGCTTATGCTCTGATGTCGATGGAAGGGCATAAAACAGACACTGTTGAAATTGCGAAGTTGTCCCAGAAGGCGGAGAACCTGTTTGTTGGCGTCAATTCGGGGATCATGGACCAATTTGCGGTGGCTAATGGGCGTAAAGACCACGCTATTTTGCTGATGTGCGATACGCTGGATTACGAATTGGTGCCTTTTGAGACAGGGTCCTACAAAATTGTGATTGCCAATACGAACAAACGAAGAGGACTGGTGGACTCTAAGTATAACGAACGCCGCGGTGAATGCGATCAGGCGCTGGAAATTTTGCAAAAGGAAGTTCCTTCCCTTCAATACTTGGCTCAGCTGAATCCTGACCAGTTCGTTACCTTGCAGGACAGCATTCTGGACGAAACCGTAAGACGCCGTGCCAAGCATGTAGTGGAAGAGAATCAGCGGGTCCTTGATTCGGTTGAATCACTGAAGAACAACGATCTTGAGGCATTCGGACAATATATGAATCAGTCTCACGATTCTTTGCGCTATTTGTATGAAGTAACTGGAGATGAACTGGACGCGATGGTGGAAGAATTCCAGCGTCAGGAAGGTACTCTAGGAGCACGGATGACCGGTGCCGGTTTCGGCGGTTGTACCGTGGCATTGGTGCATGAGAATCATGTCGAGAAGGTAATCGAGGAAGTCACACACCACTATGAAGTCAGAACGGGGCTCAAACCCGAGTTCTATGTGTGCGGCGTTGGTCAAGGTGTACATGAAGTAAAGGAGGCGTAG
- a CDS encoding AraC family transcriptional regulator, with the protein MKKKESYSVSSNPVQAEFGKLNVLFAGESQTKPEHALGPKIYDYYLLHAIVSGHGTFRTETDVYELGPGDCFLIHPGQLVSYVSCHSDPWKYLWVAFTGETGHSLVESAGFLPGCPVLNTTNESENSKVPEYIHHIQEHFHMKQESAHTAAVGFLHLIWAEIMNCSTQPSRLTVVEPQVQRTVKQMINYMTSQYAHPVSIEQMCVSLGYNRAYLSRIFKKETGISPVTYLLKLRIDQAKRLLRERPELSVEQISSSVGLTDPLYFSRQFKRFCGQSPTSYRKEMTGI; encoded by the coding sequence ATGAAAAAAAAGGAAAGTTATTCCGTATCCTCCAATCCGGTTCAAGCGGAGTTTGGCAAGCTGAATGTGCTTTTTGCTGGTGAAAGCCAGACCAAGCCCGAACATGCTTTAGGCCCGAAAATATATGACTACTACTTACTGCACGCCATTGTATCCGGACACGGAACATTCCGCACGGAAACCGATGTTTATGAGCTTGGACCCGGTGACTGTTTTCTTATCCACCCCGGTCAACTCGTCAGTTATGTGTCATGTCACTCTGATCCATGGAAATATCTATGGGTCGCTTTCACTGGAGAAACAGGTCATTCTCTGGTGGAGTCTGCCGGTTTCCTCCCAGGTTGCCCAGTCCTGAACACAACCAATGAAAGCGAAAACAGCAAGGTTCCTGAATATATTCACCATATTCAAGAACATTTTCATATGAAACAAGAAAGTGCGCATACAGCCGCGGTCGGCTTCCTGCACCTCATTTGGGCCGAGATCATGAACTGCTCCACTCAACCTTCCCGGCTAACAGTGGTAGAGCCGCAGGTGCAACGAACGGTCAAGCAGATGATTAACTATATGACTTCCCAGTATGCACACCCTGTCTCTATCGAGCAAATGTGCGTAAGTCTCGGATATAACCGTGCATATTTATCACGAATTTTCAAAAAAGAAACAGGCATATCACCTGTGACATACCTGTTAAAATTAAGGATCGATCAAGCCAAGCGGTTGCTTCGCGAGCGCCCTGAGCTTTCGGTTGAACAGATTTCCTCCTCGGTCGGCCTAACCGATCCGCTATATTTTTCGAGACAGTTCAAACGCTTCTGCGGACAATCCCCCACCAGTTACCGTAAAGAGATGACCGGTATCTAG